A region of Kiritimatiellales bacterium DNA encodes the following proteins:
- a CDS encoding PEP-CTERM sorting domain-containing protein, whose product MKKACIIAALLNAGIAMAASTTNIFIGPNRTIQTPAAWSSGTAPTDSSNIDDWLIGGVTVNTSGPLVNNGATLYADKIWITAAANGFNTGGTVLDVAFRSGNNGISVQSGFDLAAGLTNTVFLDGTTWRTEGSNPVIFTHNGDGLLKISNNWSTAGVSLVYKGSALNNVEFAGASTYTGGTVLDNVSASVTAGNAIGAGTVTLTNGTVLDLQNRAMNNKIIAAAGSDTEVKTISQNRTGDIVVDGTLTLNQTSGSGQAGWNGAIQMNSGSQLDILNSGGGGNTSVNGALTGDGTFQTSVQALTILNENFDASGFTGTIVSRGTTQYRGGNLGTVGITLNNAANFRAFLMTSDSEIAVLNRFSVTGNSRLAVTATSGLAGNSTFSLHDDIVFNADAALTLEAGGNADNTSAANVLNIYGVIREAEASGKTGSVAIDNHWTVNYYSNSIVKFHAANTYSGKTDIAFGRLQLVDDGSIDHTAEISLAADGVFDVSTRTGGSYTYGGILSGDGLVVGGITLSGQLNPGTSPGELTFDGALTLAGPSVTTLEIGDLLSGNNTDSLTFENGSTLVFDFTGATVNENDEFEFFKNWNALVNNGVDIQVRGLTGLDVDSSTLFSDGKITVMIPEPATLGMLLAGLLMAFFVRQNRDPR is encoded by the coding sequence ATGAAGAAGGCATGTATCATTGCAGCGCTGCTAAACGCCGGAATTGCGATGGCGGCATCAACCACGAATATATTCATCGGGCCCAACAGGACAATACAGACTCCCGCAGCTTGGAGCAGTGGCACGGCTCCGACCGACAGCTCAAATATTGATGACTGGTTGATCGGCGGGGTGACGGTTAATACTTCCGGTCCTTTAGTTAATAATGGAGCAACATTGTATGCTGATAAAATATGGATCACCGCCGCTGCAAACGGATTTAATACGGGCGGAACAGTTCTCGATGTCGCGTTTAGATCCGGCAATAACGGTATATCTGTGCAGTCTGGTTTTGATCTCGCGGCCGGCCTTACCAATACGGTATTTCTTGATGGAACAACCTGGCGCACAGAAGGCAGTAATCCGGTTATTTTTACACATAACGGAGATGGCTTATTAAAAATAAGCAACAACTGGTCAACGGCCGGCGTCTCGTTAGTGTACAAAGGATCGGCACTTAATAATGTGGAATTTGCCGGGGCTTCAACATATACCGGCGGAACGGTGCTGGATAATGTTTCAGCGTCGGTGACCGCCGGAAATGCGATCGGCGCAGGGACGGTTACGCTCACGAACGGCACAGTGCTGGATTTGCAGAACCGGGCAATGAATAATAAAATTATCGCTGCCGCCGGAAGCGATACAGAAGTGAAAACGATTAGTCAGAACAGGACAGGAGATATTGTTGTCGATGGAACGCTGACTCTTAATCAGACATCCGGATCCGGCCAGGCCGGCTGGAACGGCGCAATACAGATGAATTCCGGTTCACAGCTGGATATCCTGAATTCGGGGGGCGGTGGAAACACCTCAGTTAACGGTGCACTCACCGGAGACGGGACATTTCAGACATCTGTTCAGGCCTTGACGATTTTAAATGAAAACTTCGATGCCAGCGGGTTTACGGGCACAATTGTCAGCCGCGGTACGACGCAATATCGCGGCGGTAATCTCGGAACCGTCGGAATTACATTAAATAACGCTGCCAACTTCCGGGCATTTTTAATGACGTCTGATTCGGAAATTGCGGTATTAAACCGCTTTTCAGTTACCGGTAATTCCCGCCTCGCGGTAACCGCTACAAGCGGTCTTGCAGGAAACTCCACATTTTCATTACACGATGATATCGTGTTTAACGCAGATGCTGCATTAACGCTGGAAGCCGGCGGAAACGCAGATAATACGTCTGCTGCGAATGTGTTGAATATTTATGGCGTTATCCGTGAAGCTGAAGCGTCCGGAAAAACCGGGTCTGTCGCTATAGACAATCACTGGACAGTCAATTATTATTCGAATTCCATAGTAAAATTTCATGCCGCTAACACATATAGCGGGAAAACCGATATTGCGTTCGGCCGGCTGCAGCTGGTTGACGATGGCTCAATTGATCACACTGCAGAAATTTCATTGGCGGCGGATGGAGTTTTTGATGTCAGCACCCGTACCGGCGGATCCTATACATACGGCGGAATACTTTCCGGCGACGGGCTGGTTGTTGGCGGGATCACACTGAGCGGCCAGCTCAATCCCGGAACAAGTCCCGGCGAACTGACGTTTGATGGTGCATTGACGCTGGCGGGACCGTCCGTTACCACGCTGGAAATCGGAGATCTTCTTTCCGGAAATAATACGGACAGCCTGACATTTGAAAACGGCTCAACGCTCGTGTTTGATTTTACCGGCGCCACCGTTAATGAAAATGATGAATTTGAATTTTTCAAAAACTGGAACGCGCTGGTTAATAACGGGGTTGACATTCAGGTGCGCGGCCTGACCGGCCTTGACGTCGACAGCAGTACATTGTTCTCGGACGGAAAGATCACCGTTATGATTCCTGAACCGGCCACACTCGGCATGCTGCTCGCCGGCCTGCTGATGGCATTTTTTGTCCGGCAGAACAGAGATCCAAGGTAA
- a CDS encoding sulfatase-like hydrolase/transferase: MKNMFYNQQITKTVKSISGALFLSSGISGAAAVLEKPNVIIIYTDDHGWADIGIQSSQTDVKTPFADQLAKDGVLFQQGYTTAPQCVPSRAGIITGRYQTRFDMETNHDGPLPLSEKTVADRMKAAGYVTGMVGKWHLEPTRESRKDRDGVQPAGAYNPRNRGFDEYWYGAMRSYEANIDLAGKLLSDAPKKIEDPRYRIDVQTDAAISFMSRRVSDKKPFFLYLAYFAPHVPLERPEKYMARFQDVPDETRRMGLASIAAVDDGLGRIRQFLAEKRLTEKTVIFYIGDNGAPMRPGAWNGSINTPNVGEKGMLTDGGIRTPFIMAWPGTVPAGTVYTNPVIAMDATATAVALSGQPVPAEMDGVNLIPFLTGERTGVPHETLYWRWRSQAAILEDGWKLWFVAPDSWMLFNNVGTAPETENVLDQHPEIAARLRKKLEAFAGQQNPPGLPNTLVAADKYFQDTYYGATPAPAQKKPAEKSGDPTTPTAAAGTQGDSVDGWIARSGLIKKMPEGIRVFADASGKPPFITAQKLAVPVPAAIEIELTAEAGGEGMVSWRVQRDRDFITGNKSDFSFNPGKQTLTVALPEKRSQITHLRLIMPYKDQQIVIHSIRLTGAKTTVNEWRFDQ; encoded by the coding sequence ATGAAGAATATGTTTTATAATCAACAGATTACAAAAACCGTTAAGAGTATATCCGGCGCGCTGTTTTTAAGCAGCGGAATTTCCGGTGCGGCGGCAGTGCTGGAAAAACCGAATGTCATCATTATTTATACCGATGACCACGGCTGGGCGGATATCGGCATTCAATCCAGTCAAACCGATGTAAAAACGCCGTTCGCTGACCAACTGGCGAAGGACGGGGTTCTCTTTCAACAAGGATATACCACTGCTCCGCAATGCGTTCCGTCGCGCGCCGGAATCATCACCGGACGTTATCAAACACGGTTCGATATGGAAACCAACCACGACGGCCCGCTGCCGCTCTCCGAAAAAACTGTGGCTGACCGGATGAAAGCCGCCGGTTACGTCACCGGTATGGTCGGCAAATGGCATTTGGAACCGACCCGCGAAAGCAGAAAAGATCGCGATGGTGTCCAGCCCGCCGGCGCATATAATCCACGCAATCGCGGTTTTGATGAATACTGGTACGGCGCGATGCGTAGTTATGAGGCCAACATCGATCTCGCCGGAAAACTTCTGTCCGATGCGCCGAAAAAAATCGAAGATCCCCGCTACCGGATTGATGTGCAAACGGATGCCGCCATCTCTTTTATGTCCCGCCGGGTTTCCGATAAAAAACCGTTCTTTCTCTACCTCGCCTATTTCGCGCCGCACGTTCCGCTCGAACGTCCTGAAAAATATATGGCCCGGTTCCAGGATGTTCCGGATGAAACCCGCCGAATGGGACTTGCCTCCATTGCCGCAGTGGACGACGGTCTTGGGCGCATCCGGCAGTTTCTGGCAGAAAAAAGACTGACCGAAAAAACGGTTATTTTCTATATCGGAGATAACGGCGCGCCAATGCGTCCCGGCGCATGGAACGGATCAATCAACACACCGAATGTTGGTGAAAAAGGCATGCTTACCGATGGCGGCATTCGCACCCCGTTCATCATGGCGTGGCCGGGAACCGTTCCGGCTGGAACTGTATACACAAATCCGGTGATCGCAATGGATGCAACCGCAACAGCCGTTGCACTTTCCGGACAGCCGGTTCCCGCAGAAATGGACGGCGTCAATCTGATTCCGTTTCTGACGGGTGAACGCACCGGCGTTCCGCACGAAACACTCTACTGGCGCTGGCGTTCACAGGCAGCTATTCTGGAAGATGGCTGGAAACTGTGGTTTGTCGCACCGGACTCATGGATGCTTTTCAACAATGTCGGCACTGCACCGGAAACGGAAAACGTTCTGGATCAGCATCCTGAAATCGCGGCCCGGCTGCGGAAAAAACTGGAGGCATTTGCCGGGCAGCAAAATCCTCCGGGACTGCCGAACACCCTTGTAGCAGCAGACAAATACTTTCAAGACACCTATTATGGTGCAACCCCGGCCCCGGCACAGAAAAAACCCGCAGAAAAATCCGGCGATCCGACGACGCCGACCGCTGCGGCAGGAACACAGGGTGACTCCGTCGACGGCTGGATCGCACGCAGCGGTTTGATAAAAAAAATGCCGGAAGGAATCCGGGTTTTTGCAGACGCATCCGGAAAACCGCCGTTTATTACAGCTCAAAAACTGGCGGTTCCGGTTCCGGCGGCAATCGAAATTGAGTTAACCGCAGAAGCCGGTGGTGAAGGAATGGTCAGTTGGCGGGTGCAACGTGACCGCGATTTCATCACGGGGAATAAATCTGATTTTTCATTCAACCCCGGCAAACAAACTCTGACGGTAGCATTACCGGAAAAGAGAAGTCAGATTACCCACCTCCGGCTTATTATGCCGTATAAAGATCAGCAGATCGTCATTCACTCCATCCGGTTAACCGGCGCAAAAACAACTGTAAATGAATGGCGGTTCGATCAATAA